Below is a genomic region from Chitinophagaceae bacterium.
TCAAAAGTAATTTTATTTTCTAGAATGAGATTCCTTATGCTATCTAAAAAATATATCTCTTTTTCAAAGTCACTTTTTGTTGGTTGAGGTATCATAAGAATATGTTGGGAATTATAGATATTTCCTCTTCGTTCTAACATTTGGATAATATGAAAACCAAACTGAGATTCTATAGGGTCGGATATTGTACCTGGCTTGAGCAAAAGTGCTGTGGATTCATATTGAGGGTCCAAATCTCCTCTTTTAAAAAAGCCTAATTCACCTCCATTTCTTTGGGCAGAAGGATCGTCTGAGTATTCTTTTGCTAACAAAGCAAAGTCTTCTCCGTTTAAAATACGCTGTTTTAAATCTATTAGTCGTCGTTTTATTTCATTTTTTGCTTCTTCATTTGCTTTTGGCTCTCTTACAATCTGCCCTACGGATAATTCTGTGGAAAAATATGGCAAGCTGTCTTCTGGGATTTTCTTAAAAAATTTTCTTACCTCGGTAGGAGTTGTTTTGAGTTCTGAGGTAAGTTTTGATTCCATTTTCTGAATTATCAACTGTTCTCGCACATTTTCTCTTAACTCTTCTTTAATCTGTTCTATTGATTTACCATAGTATTCTTTTATTTTTTCCTCAGATCCTATCTGAGATATATAGTATTGCATACGTCTGTCTAAATTAGCATTTACTTCCTCATCTTTTACTGCCACAGAATCTGATGCAGCACGAACTACCATAAGTTTATTAATAACTATGTTTTCTAATGCTTTGCATTTTGTGTTTGTCTCTACTAATTCTTCTTTTGTAGACATTTCAATATACACTTTATCAACTTCTGATTTCGTGATGATAAAATTCTCTACCTGAGCGACTATTTCATCAATAACTATTTCTTTGTTTGGGGGGTCCTGTGCGTACACAAAAGGATGGTAAAAGAAAAAAACAGATAAGAGTACTTTAGTATATCTCCACGATTTTTTTATTCTCAAATTTTTTTCTAATTTCTTTTTCAAGTTCTTTTTCTAATTTTATTTTTCTACTCATAATAAGATTCTTTTCTACTTGTTTTTCTACGTATGATAACGGGGCAATTTCATTGGCAAATCTAAAATCTGTAATTTTTATCATATACAGAAATTCGCTATCTAAAAAACGGATAAAGCTATTCTCTTTTGTAATTTTATATTGGGTTAAGGCTTCTTTTACAGAAGTTTTTTCTAATAGATCTTTAAAAGGTATCCATATAGCAGTATCTAAAAAATAATGTATTACTTCTTCTGTTTGGCATAAGGTATTTATTTCTTCTAATGGGTAATTAGGAAATTGTTTTATTTTGGTTTCTATTGTTGTCGTATTTTTTACGTCTTTTTTAATCTGAATAAATAAGCATTTTATAATAGTTTCGGGGAGAATAAAACTATTTTTATGCAGAGAGTAATATTCTTCTCTTTCTTCTTGAGTTATTTCCGTCTTTAGATTTGTTCGGATATAATTTTGTTTGTATTCGTAAATAAGAAGAGAGTATTTGTATTCTAATACTTTCTTTTCGATTGTTTCTATATCATAATATGTAGTATTAGAAGATATCTCATAGAGCATTATTTGTTTATTTATCCAGTGATCTATGTGTTTTTTAGCAATATCAATACTATCTTTTTTATTGTACTTGTTCCCAACGTATTTTTCTACTTCAGATTTATATAGGTATGTATTTAAAACTCTTGCTGCGGGTTTTTCTACCATGGATTTATCTAAAACCTCTGTCTTTTTGTTTGGAGTACATGAAAAAGAAATAATACCAACAAAAACAAAATGGATACATAAAACATAAAAAAAATGTATTTTTATAGTAAGCATAATTAAAGATTTTTTAAAATAAATAGTATAATAGGTAAAAGCATTTGGAATAGATGGAGATACATAGAATTATAAAATAATCTTATCTATAATACTCTTTTTTAAAAAATATACCATAAATATATCATAATAATTCTAAAACAAAGAGAGAATCGGAATTGTTTTATATGTTTTTGCATTAAATAATACAAATTTTTTATATATGAAGAATTCCTATTCGTAATTTAGCACTTCTGCTTCGTTTATTTGTTTGAATCTCCTGCTCTGAGGCATAAATGGGTTTTTTATGCATTGGGGTAAAGTAACTTATTTTATTTCCATAAAAATCTTTTGTATCTATTCCTTCCAAGTTCCCTTTCCCTATAAAATTTTTCACCAATCTGTCTTCCAATGAATGGTAAGAGATTATGGCAAGCTTTCCTCCTGGTAATAATAGTTCGGGTGATTGCATCAATAATTCTTTGAGAGATTCTAATTCTTGATTCACCTCTATTCTAATAGATTGAAATGCCTGTGCAAAAAATTGATTTTCTTTTCCTCTCGGAGCAAATTTTTGAATGGCAGTTTTAAAGTCTTCTGTTGTTTCTAATGGGTAATTGATTCTATAAGAACAAATGGCTTGAGCAATATCTTTAGGACGTTGCATTTCTCCATAATTTTTAAAAAGAAAGCAGAGCTTATCCGATGAATAAGTATGCAGAACTTCTTTTGCAGATACTTCCGATTCTTGATTCATACGCATATCCAATGCTCCGTGAAACCGGGTGCTGAACCCTCTCTCCAAAGTATCTATTTGATAACTGGACACTCCTAAATCTGCAAAAAGACCATCTATCTTCGATACATTATGAAACCTTAAAAACCTTTTCACATATCTAAAATTTCCTCGTATATACGTTATTCTCTCATCATCAATACTATTTTTAGTAACATCATTATCTATATCAAAAGCATAAATTTTTCCTTTGCTTGATAGACGCGAGAGCAGTGCTTGAGAATGCCCTCCTCCTCCATACGTGGCATCTACATAGATTCCATCGGGCTTAGGGGTTAATCCATCTATTAATTCGTTCAACAAAACGGGAATATGGTACTGATTCATAGTATTTTTTTTAGGCTGCAAGCAGAAGCTCTACAGATTGTTTTCTTTTTTTATTTGCATTACAAACTCTCAAGACACATCAAAATCTTCGGCTATTTCGGTAAGTGTGAATTTTCCTCTTTTGAGAAATCTTATGATTATTTCTATTTTTCCTTGATTAACAGCGTATTCAATGGTATTATAATAATCTCTATACAGCTTCAAACTCATTTCATATTCATATATACCATCTTCTCCGAACTTTGCAAGGGATGTTTAATTTGAAACCAAATCTCATTATTTATTTTAAATTATTACATTAT
It encodes:
- a CDS encoding peptidylprolyl isomerase: MRIKKSWRYTKVLLSVFFFYHPFVYAQDPPNKEIVIDEIVAQVENFIITKSEVDKVYIEMSTKEELVETNTKCKALENIVINKLMVVRAASDSVAVKDEEVNANLDRRMQYYISQIGSEEKIKEYYGKSIEQIKEELRENVREQLIIQKMESKLTSELKTTPTEVRKFFKKIPEDSLPYFSTELSVGQIVREPKANEEAKNEIKRRLIDLKQRILNGEDFALLAKEYSDDPSAQRNGGELGFFKRGDLDPQYESTALLLKPGTISDPIESQFGFHIIQMLERRGNIYNSQHILMIPQPTKSDFEKEIYFLDSIRNLILENKITFEKAAKTYSSDKETSNTGGFFQDETGASLISVEQMDPVLFFTVDTMQLGNITSPITFKKNDGSDAIRIIYYKEKIPPHQANLQQDFQKIYTATITSKKNRVIQDWFSNAYKNVYITINKEFEYCKILK
- the rsmH gene encoding 16S rRNA (cytosine(1402)-N(4))-methyltransferase RsmH, coding for MNQYHIPVLLNELIDGLTPKPDGIYVDATYGGGGHSQALLSRLSSKGKIYAFDIDNDVTKNSIDDERITYIRGNFRYVKRFLRFHNVSKIDGLFADLGVSSYQIDTLERGFSTRFHGALDMRMNQESEVSAKEVLHTYSSDKLCFLFKNYGEMQRPKDIAQAICSYRINYPLETTEDFKTAIQKFAPRGKENQFFAQAFQSIRIEVNQELESLKELLMQSPELLLPGGKLAIISYHSLEDRLVKNFIGKGNLEGIDTKDFYGNKISYFTPMHKKPIYASEQEIQTNKRSRSAKLRIGILHI